In one Bradyrhizobium sp. 4 genomic region, the following are encoded:
- the purU gene encoding formyltetrahydrofolate deformylase, whose amino-acid sequence MSEHSMILALSCPDRPGIVSAVSSILFEAGCNITDAQQFDDEEAGRFFMRVVFDRLEQAKSKAEILAAIEELAQRFLMTFTLRESSAKKRVMLLVSKFDHCLADLLYRWRIGELPMEVSGIVSNHGREHLASTDLGELPFYHLPVTKQTKMEQESRIWEIVQETNTDLVVLARYMQILSDGFSAKLSGRCINIHHSFLPGFKGARPYHQAHARGVKLIGATAHYVTSDLDEGPIIEQDVERISHRDTPEDLVRKGRDIERRVLARAVRHHLEDRVMLNGMKTVVFTG is encoded by the coding sequence ATGTCCGAGCATTCTATGATCCTTGCATTGTCATGCCCTGATCGACCGGGCATCGTATCGGCTGTCTCGAGCATCTTGTTTGAAGCAGGCTGTAACATCACCGACGCTCAGCAATTCGATGATGAAGAGGCCGGCCGCTTCTTCATGCGCGTGGTGTTCGATCGGCTCGAGCAGGCGAAATCAAAAGCGGAGATTTTGGCCGCTATCGAAGAACTGGCTCAGCGCTTCCTTATGACATTTACGCTGAGAGAGAGTTCTGCAAAAAAACGGGTGATGCTTCTGGTTTCTAAATTCGATCATTGTCTAGCGGATTTGCTATATCGCTGGCGCATTGGCGAATTGCCCATGGAAGTGAGTGGAATTGTTTCCAATCATGGGCGCGAGCACTTGGCTTCTACCGATCTGGGAGAATTGCCGTTCTATCACTTGCCTGTCACGAAGCAGACTAAGATGGAGCAAGAGTCGCGTATTTGGGAGATTGTGCAGGAGACAAACACGGATCTTGTTGTCCTTGCGCGCTACATGCAAATCCTATCGGACGGATTCTCGGCGAAGTTGTCGGGACGCTGCATCAACATTCATCACTCATTTCTACCTGGATTTAAGGGCGCCAGGCCCTATCACCAGGCCCATGCGCGAGGCGTCAAGCTCATCGGAGCAACCGCCCATTATGTGACCTCAGATCTCGACGAAGGACCGATCATCGAGCAGGATGTCGAAAGGATCTCGCATCGCGACACGCCAGAGGACCTCGTTCGCAAAGGGCGCGACATCGAGCGGCGCGTTCTCGCCCGAGCTGTGCGCCATCACCTGGAAGATCGCGTGATGCTCAATGGAATGAAGACGGTCGTCTTTACCGGCTGA
- a CDS encoding SDR family oxidoreductase yields the protein MSENGLCAIVTGSASGLGAATATLLAKNGASIVINYSNSQKEAEATASTCRAAGAAEVIVVQGDVSRDSDCRKIVAVAEAQWGRLDVLVNNAGTTKHMAHHKLDGLSAEEFQQIYAVNTIGPYQMIRAARALLEASAKANMRAASVVNVSSVAGINGLGSSVAYAASKGAVNAMTLSLARALAPSIRVNAVCPGYIDTPWFTKGRGEAGAKQVRDAIVERVPLNIASSANDVAQLIYFLASPASSNMTGECVRVDAGMHLLS from the coding sequence ATGTCAGAGAATGGTTTGTGTGCAATCGTGACGGGTTCAGCGTCGGGGCTTGGAGCGGCCACCGCGACACTGCTCGCCAAAAATGGCGCGAGCATTGTGATTAACTATTCCAATAGCCAGAAGGAAGCTGAGGCCACTGCCTCTACCTGCCGTGCGGCCGGCGCTGCCGAGGTAATTGTGGTGCAGGGGGATGTTTCGCGTGATTCGGATTGTAGGAAAATTGTCGCTGTTGCTGAGGCGCAGTGGGGCCGGCTCGACGTTCTGGTCAACAATGCCGGTACGACGAAACATATGGCGCACCACAAACTCGATGGGCTTTCAGCTGAAGAGTTTCAGCAAATCTATGCGGTCAACACCATTGGGCCTTATCAGATGATACGGGCAGCACGAGCGCTGCTGGAAGCGAGTGCGAAGGCAAATATGCGGGCCGCCTCTGTAGTCAACGTCTCGTCTGTCGCCGGCATCAATGGCTTGGGTTCGTCGGTCGCATACGCTGCAAGCAAGGGCGCTGTCAATGCTATGACGCTCTCGCTGGCTCGTGCGCTCGCGCCTTCCATCCGCGTGAATGCGGTTTGCCCCGGCTATATTGATACTCCCTGGTTCACGAAGGGCCGTGGCGAAGCTGGCGCGAAACAGGTGCGGGATGCGATAGTAGAGCGCGTGCCGCTCAACATCGCCTCCTCCGCCAACGACGTAGCGCAGCTCATCTACTTCCTGGCCAGTCCTGCATCTAGCAATATGACCGGCGAATGCGTCCGCGTGGATGCGGGAATGCATTTGCTCTCGTAA
- a CDS encoding IS5 family transposase, whose protein sequence is MRQGPTGFVDRLHLDQSASLGERRKRGECEQAIGRSRGGRTTKIHALSDPDCKPCAFHLTPGQAADIAAGPALLKLAPPMSSLIGDKGYDGDGFRAEIVNRGAKPVMPNKSNRVTLHSFSKRLYKGRNVIERCFCRLKDFRRVATRYDKLARNFLAAVHLAALVAYWIN, encoded by the coding sequence CTGCGGCAAGGACCGACTGGCTTTGTCGATCGACTCCACCTCGATCAAAGCGCATCGCTCGGCGAGCGGCGGAAAAGGGGGGAGTGTGAACAGGCGATCGGCCGCTCGCGCGGTGGGCGGACCACGAAAATCCACGCGCTGAGCGACCCTGATTGCAAACCTTGCGCATTTCATCTCACTCCGGGACAAGCCGCAGACATTGCCGCAGGGCCGGCCCTTTTGAAGCTCGCGCCGCCCATGTCTTCCCTCATTGGGGACAAAGGCTACGATGGCGACGGCTTTCGCGCCGAAATCGTCAATCGCGGCGCGAAACCCGTCATGCCAAACAAATCCAACCGGGTAACCCTCCACAGCTTCAGCAAGCGCCTCTATAAAGGGCGCAATGTTATCGAGCGCTGTTTCTGCCGGCTCAAGGATTTCAGGCGTGTTGCTACTCGCTACGACAAACTTGCCAGAAACTTCTTGGCCGCCGTCCACCTCGCCGCTCTCGTCGCTTATTGGATCAATTGA
- a CDS encoding Glu/Leu/Phe/Val dehydrogenase, translated as MTAYHGPVFEMAEKQFEVIADYLCLPGDVRARLLLPKRAVIVSCPIHREDGTTAVFEGYRVQHHLTLGPTKGGTRFATSVDLGEVAALAIWMSWKCALVGLPYGGAKGGICVDPSNLTKRELEALSRRYMQEMIPFVGPHTDVMAPDMGTNEQIMAWFMDTYSMYQGQTVTEIVTGKPVSAGGTLGRREATGRGVAHLVGRAAAELNMNLGGATAIVQGFGNVGSITALELHNMGVKVIAVSDHTSALYRPAGLDIPQLVRHAALRGSLQGYSSELVLDSQELLTLTCDILVPAAMERVIDAKIANGLRCRILAEGANGPTTPEADRILEERQKDIFLIPDILCNSGGVVVSYFEWVQDLQRLFWEEDEVMRREYQVLDRAFDRVLARSKRDKILSRTAAMAIGVERVRGAKETRGLFP; from the coding sequence GTGACCGCATATCATGGGCCGGTCTTTGAGATGGCCGAAAAACAGTTTGAAGTAATAGCGGATTATCTGTGCCTACCGGGAGACGTTAGAGCTAGGCTACTACTGCCCAAGCGAGCAGTCATAGTCTCTTGTCCGATACATCGTGAGGACGGGACGACCGCCGTCTTTGAGGGCTATCGCGTTCAGCATCACCTCACCCTTGGCCCGACGAAAGGTGGCACGCGTTTCGCGACCAGCGTTGATCTCGGTGAAGTGGCTGCGCTCGCGATTTGGATGAGTTGGAAGTGTGCGCTGGTCGGACTGCCGTATGGTGGCGCAAAAGGAGGAATTTGCGTAGATCCTTCCAATCTGACTAAGCGCGAGCTCGAGGCGCTTTCGCGTCGGTATATGCAAGAAATGATTCCCTTTGTCGGGCCGCATACCGATGTGATGGCACCAGATATGGGGACAAACGAACAGATTATGGCTTGGTTCATGGATACGTATTCAATGTACCAGGGGCAAACGGTCACCGAAATCGTGACAGGCAAACCTGTCAGTGCCGGCGGCACCTTGGGGCGCCGTGAGGCGACAGGACGAGGCGTTGCTCATCTGGTCGGTCGCGCCGCGGCCGAACTCAACATGAATCTCGGTGGCGCAACAGCGATCGTGCAAGGGTTCGGAAATGTTGGTTCGATTACCGCTCTCGAGCTACACAATATGGGCGTCAAGGTGATCGCGGTGAGCGACCACACGAGCGCACTCTATCGCCCCGCGGGTCTCGATATTCCACAATTGGTCAGACATGCAGCTTTGCGTGGTAGCTTACAAGGCTACTCTAGTGAGCTCGTTTTGGATTCTCAGGAGCTGTTGACGCTGACGTGTGACATACTCGTACCCGCGGCAATGGAGCGGGTAATCGATGCCAAGATCGCCAATGGTCTGCGATGCCGCATACTCGCGGAGGGCGCGAATGGCCCGACAACGCCCGAGGCCGACCGGATCTTGGAAGAGCGACAGAAGGACATCTTTCTCATCCCGGATATTTTGTGCAATTCCGGAGGCGTAGTTGTTAGCTACTTTGAATGGGTGCAGGACCTTCAGAGATTGTTTTGGGAGGAGGACGAGGTCATGCGGCGGGAATATCAGGTGTTGGATCGCGCGTTTGATCGCGTCTTGGCGCGAAGCAAGCGAGACAAGATCTTAAGCCGGACTGCTGCTATGGCCATAGGCGTAGAGCGGGTGCGCGGTGCCAAGGAGACACGTGGGCTGTTCCCATAG
- a CDS encoding DUF3551 domain-containing protein, translating to MRNVLFIGVLALPILVGVGSPSTAAPRGRSNIPPASRDVYCLQGRIWGYPGNCQFSTYDQCTATASGTYAYCGMNPIYAFQRQGGQLR from the coding sequence ATGCGGAACGTTCTGTTTATCGGTGTGCTTGCCCTTCCCATCCTCGTCGGCGTTGGATCGCCTTCGACCGCGGCTCCGCGGGGGCGTTCGAATATCCCTCCGGCTTCGCGGGACGTTTATTGCCTGCAGGGACGTATCTGGGGATATCCTGGGAATTGCCAGTTTTCGACCTATGACCAGTGCACGGCAACTGCATCCGGCACCTACGCCTATTGCGGTATGAATCCGATCTACGCTTTCCAGCGACAAGGAGGACAGTTGCGCTGA
- a CDS encoding gamma carbonic anhydrase family protein: MAIYELDGQAPDLPLNGDYFIADTAALIGKVRIEKGASVWFGAVIRGDNEWVQIGEGSNVQDNSTCHSDPGFPLIIGKNCTIGHNVVLHGCTLEDGALIGMGSIVLNGAKVGRGSIVGAGSVITEGKTFAERSLIMGAPARAIRQLDLAQIERIERAATFYLANGPRFEKGLKRIG; the protein is encoded by the coding sequence ATGGCAATTTACGAACTGGACGGGCAGGCGCCCGATCTTCCGCTTAATGGGGACTACTTTATTGCGGATACTGCAGCACTGATTGGCAAGGTGCGGATTGAGAAGGGCGCGAGCGTCTGGTTCGGTGCCGTGATTCGCGGTGACAATGAGTGGGTTCAGATCGGCGAAGGTTCAAACGTCCAGGACAATTCGACCTGCCACAGTGATCCAGGTTTTCCGCTGATCATTGGCAAGAACTGTACGATTGGCCATAACGTCGTTCTGCACGGTTGCACATTGGAAGATGGCGCGCTTATCGGTATGGGGTCTATTGTGTTGAATGGCGCGAAGGTCGGTCGGGGCAGCATTGTAGGTGCGGGTTCGGTTATTACCGAAGGTAAGACGTTTGCTGAACGATCCTTGATCATGGGTGCGCCGGCGCGAGCGATCAGGCAACTTGATCTCGCCCAGATCGAGCGGATAGAGAGAGCCGCAACGTTTTACCTCGCGAACGGCCCACGGTTCGAGAAAGGTTTGAAGCGGATCGGCTGA
- a CDS encoding ABC transporter substrate-binding protein produces MNRRDVLSGAVKLGAFAANVAPFVVPCQAQAGTTISFASWGGSYGDFIKEFWIKPFTAETGISVDYVNGPDLAKVKAQVTSNSVLWDVFDTSGAVAYAGAKEGFWELIDTKIVDSTRFARSSPAFAVPTAIYAGGIAYDPSRTKRPADDFGQLWDVKNFPGRRSLRGENGTSETLQLALLADGVAPTELYPLDVDRAFKALDRIKPHVKKWYSATAEGVSLIQTNEVDYTFTFANRVRSAKEAGVSIDFSFGQCISSVQYCTILRGSPRKEAAMRFLEFITRPAQQVLIANKLGVLPVTKGAEQSMDERARRWVPDLNSPKNVFTNEEYWADHHVELDKRFKEWILM; encoded by the coding sequence ATGAATCGGCGAGATGTTTTGTCGGGCGCGGTAAAACTTGGCGCGTTCGCTGCGAACGTGGCTCCCTTCGTCGTACCGTGTCAGGCCCAAGCTGGTACAACAATTTCTTTCGCGAGTTGGGGTGGGAGCTACGGTGATTTCATCAAGGAATTCTGGATCAAGCCGTTCACGGCAGAAACCGGGATTTCTGTAGACTACGTCAATGGTCCAGATCTGGCGAAGGTGAAGGCGCAAGTCACGAGTAACAGCGTTCTATGGGATGTGTTCGATACGTCCGGTGCTGTGGCCTATGCGGGCGCGAAGGAAGGTTTTTGGGAGCTGATAGACACCAAAATAGTTGATTCCACGCGATTTGCGCGGAGCTCGCCCGCTTTCGCTGTGCCCACGGCCATCTATGCGGGTGGGATCGCATATGACCCAAGCCGAACGAAGCGCCCGGCGGACGACTTTGGCCAGCTTTGGGATGTCAAGAACTTCCCTGGGCGTCGTTCCCTTCGCGGGGAAAACGGCACTAGTGAGACGCTTCAGCTTGCATTGCTTGCGGACGGTGTTGCGCCGACCGAGCTGTATCCGCTTGACGTAGATCGGGCCTTCAAGGCGTTGGATCGGATCAAGCCGCACGTCAAGAAATGGTATTCGGCCACTGCCGAGGGGGTATCGCTTATTCAGACCAATGAAGTGGACTATACCTTCACGTTTGCGAACCGGGTCAGGTCTGCGAAGGAAGCGGGTGTATCTATCGATTTCTCCTTCGGCCAGTGTATCAGCTCTGTGCAATACTGCACCATACTCAGGGGCAGTCCGCGGAAGGAAGCTGCGATGCGCTTCCTTGAGTTCATTACCAGGCCAGCGCAGCAAGTTTTAATAGCCAACAAACTTGGTGTCTTGCCGGTGACAAAAGGCGCCGAGCAAAGCATGGACGAGAGGGCGCGGCGTTGGGTTCCCGATCTCAACAGTCCCAAGAATGTGTTCACAAACGAGGAGTACTGGGCCGATCATCACGTCGAGCTCGACAAGCGTTTCAAAGAGTGGATCCTAATGTAG
- a CDS encoding hydantoinase/oxoprolinase family protein, whose translation MSIGSVNKTDLNQKPTATAPWRIGVDVGGTFTDLVVADATSALFTFKSPTNVPNPAIGVIAAVELAANGLGISVQSLLANCRGFVHGSTIATNTILERKGAVVGLLATEGFRDALEIRRGFREDAWDHRTPFPDPIVPRHLRLPVRERMDKSGCPIRAPEPESIERAIDTFRREGVTSVAICLLNSYRNDRHERMCAQLVRKSWPEVWLSISADIAPVLGEYERTSTTVLNAYVTPRVVPYLRQLEQDLRAQGLAYPLLLIQSNGGAASVEQLVDRAAMLALSGPAAGASALRAVADMAKRDDLLLMEIGGTSCDVTLMNGGEIAMVDSFSLNDYHLTLPSVDIHSISGGGGTIAAVDSGGLLNVGPHGAGARPGPACYSLGGEDPTVTDAHLLLGRMRPGPFAGGLITLDLTLARSAIEDKIAAPLRLDAISAASGVIRLLEQSLQHAIERVSVERGHDPRRFLLVAGGGAGALHAVPVARALGCPAVYVPRLAGVFCAFGMCSTDIREDFLETWLKLLDQQSSDDIDRGFSQLVASAKTRLAASGFALSDISFERSVDLRYVGQQWSLQVPVNSWEAWSVRAEFETRHQRQFGHYQPDGQIEIVHLRLVGIARLGRVRRPDLPALETTPVPCERRSVYLNRTSGFQTVPVYDGNEMRPGQAVSGPALIEEKNTTILIGLGDRLEVDASDNFLVHVTNPAE comes from the coding sequence ATGAGTATCGGCTCGGTCAACAAGACAGACCTCAACCAAAAGCCCACCGCAACTGCCCCGTGGCGAATCGGAGTTGATGTCGGAGGCACATTCACTGATCTCGTAGTCGCTGACGCTACCAGCGCGCTCTTCACCTTCAAGTCGCCGACCAACGTGCCTAATCCGGCCATAGGTGTCATTGCCGCCGTGGAGCTAGCTGCAAATGGTCTGGGGATCTCCGTTCAAAGCCTGCTTGCGAACTGTCGTGGGTTTGTTCACGGATCGACGATCGCGACCAACACAATTCTTGAGCGAAAGGGAGCCGTCGTTGGCCTGCTTGCGACCGAAGGCTTTCGCGACGCGCTCGAGATTCGGCGTGGCTTTCGGGAAGATGCATGGGACCATCGCACTCCGTTTCCGGATCCGATCGTTCCACGCCATCTGCGGCTGCCGGTTCGGGAGCGGATGGACAAAAGCGGCTGTCCAATACGAGCTCCTGAGCCCGAGAGCATAGAACGAGCGATCGATACGTTCCGACGAGAGGGGGTGACTTCCGTGGCGATCTGTCTGCTCAACAGTTATCGCAATGATAGACACGAGCGGATGTGCGCTCAGCTAGTTCGAAAGAGTTGGCCAGAGGTCTGGTTGTCCATTTCGGCGGATATCGCTCCCGTGCTCGGTGAATATGAGCGTACCTCAACTACGGTGCTCAACGCCTACGTGACCCCCCGTGTTGTCCCGTATCTGCGTCAGCTTGAGCAAGATCTGCGAGCGCAGGGATTAGCCTATCCGCTTCTCCTGATCCAGAGCAATGGTGGAGCGGCGAGCGTTGAACAGCTGGTCGACCGTGCGGCCATGTTGGCTCTATCGGGGCCTGCCGCAGGGGCGAGCGCGCTTCGTGCCGTGGCGGACATGGCAAAACGCGATGACCTGCTGCTAATGGAAATCGGCGGCACAAGTTGCGACGTCACCTTGATGAATGGAGGTGAAATCGCGATGGTCGATTCGTTTTCTCTCAACGACTATCACTTAACCCTCCCGTCGGTTGATATCCATTCAATCAGTGGGGGTGGGGGCACAATTGCGGCGGTCGACTCCGGAGGACTGCTAAACGTTGGCCCGCACGGTGCGGGCGCCCGACCTGGTCCGGCTTGTTATAGTCTCGGCGGCGAGGATCCCACAGTTACGGATGCGCATCTTCTGCTTGGCCGGATGCGTCCCGGCCCCTTTGCCGGTGGGCTCATCACGCTCGATCTCACCCTCGCACGCTCAGCAATCGAAGACAAAATCGCGGCCCCACTGAGGCTCGATGCTATTTCTGCTGCGTCTGGCGTTATTCGTTTGTTGGAACAGAGTCTGCAGCATGCGATCGAGCGCGTTAGCGTCGAGCGTGGACACGATCCTCGGCGCTTCCTGCTCGTTGCGGGCGGAGGCGCGGGAGCGCTGCATGCGGTCCCCGTCGCGCGCGCACTGGGCTGTCCGGCGGTGTATGTGCCACGCCTTGCAGGAGTGTTTTGCGCGTTCGGCATGTGTAGCACCGACATACGCGAGGACTTTCTCGAGACTTGGTTGAAGCTACTCGACCAACAATCGAGTGACGACATTGACCGAGGCTTCTCTCAGCTAGTCGCTTCGGCTAAGACACGGCTAGCGGCCAGCGGATTTGCGCTTTCAGATATCAGCTTCGAGCGAAGCGTCGACTTGCGTTATGTCGGACAGCAATGGTCGCTGCAAGTCCCTGTCAACAGCTGGGAAGCGTGGTCAGTTCGCGCGGAGTTCGAAACTCGACACCAACGCCAATTCGGTCACTATCAGCCCGACGGGCAGATCGAAATCGTTCACCTGCGGCTGGTCGGGATCGCTCGTTTGGGGCGAGTACGGCGCCCCGATCTGCCGGCGCTCGAGACCACACCAGTGCCATGCGAGCGGCGCTCTGTATATCTTAACCGAACTTCAGGCTTTCAAACGGTGCCGGTCTATGATGGTAACGAGATGCGTCCTGGCCAGGCGGTGAGCGGTCCGGCGTTAATCGAGGAAAAGAACACGACCATCCTGATTGGTCTTGGCGATCGCCTCGAAGTCGACGCCAGTGACAACTTTCTCGTTCATGTGACGAACCCCGCGGAGTAA
- a CDS encoding hydantoinase B/oxoprolinase family protein has translation MIDDPIGLSIVQKQLDHIARQMGWVMMRTARSTIFSQSHDFSCFICDAHGNIVSQADGLPIHTGGGGFAVRAVLERFGREIADGDVFILNDPYLAGGNHLPDYTIIRPVFLLGELLAFCCNRAHQSDIGGGAAGTYNSAATEIFHEGIRLPVLQLIAAGKLRRDLWELLLANTRCPDLLDGDLRAMIGSTEIGARRLAEALSLLRQGTARDYLNGILDYAEHLVREEITRLPCGVYEGEDESDNDCFGPADIRVRVRVTVSDKDLHLDFTGSSPQISGFKNSSIANTYSSVYLAIIAFLGPQLPKNQGAFRAVTVHAPEGTVVNARSPAPMTMNTIFPATNIVHACWKALASCDPKRACAGWGKLLHCVTSGRRLSGETFVLYHGHGLPSAGAVRGRDGFPGMGLVPTLCGSRLANVETQEQFYPITIHKHEMRCDGEGAGEFRGGPGMNYVADVEVAAEYSFRGEGGYGLTAFGVNGGSAGQSGSMTLAAANGEPFDIPQYGVRNLPPLRINITSPGGGGYGDPRRRNPDAVLCDVQGGIVSPRRARDVYGVVLTTDRRSVDADATALLRSRRQTASEALRA, from the coding sequence ATGATTGACGATCCCATCGGCCTTTCAATCGTCCAGAAGCAGCTTGACCACATCGCGCGGCAGATGGGATGGGTGATGATGCGGACAGCGCGGAGCACGATATTCAGCCAGTCCCATGACTTCTCCTGCTTCATTTGCGACGCCCACGGGAACATCGTGTCGCAGGCCGACGGATTGCCTATTCATACCGGTGGCGGTGGATTTGCGGTCAGAGCCGTACTTGAGAGGTTCGGCCGGGAGATTGCCGATGGGGACGTGTTTATCCTCAACGACCCCTATCTTGCTGGCGGCAATCACTTGCCTGACTATACGATTATTCGGCCCGTGTTTCTGCTGGGTGAATTGCTGGCCTTTTGTTGCAACAGAGCCCATCAATCGGATATCGGAGGAGGTGCTGCCGGCACCTACAATTCGGCAGCAACCGAGATCTTTCACGAAGGGATCAGGCTTCCGGTGCTGCAACTGATTGCTGCCGGTAAGTTGCGTCGCGACCTGTGGGAGCTGCTTCTTGCGAATACCCGGTGTCCGGATCTCTTGGATGGCGACTTGCGGGCAATGATCGGCTCAACTGAAATCGGTGCCAGACGTTTGGCCGAGGCGTTATCGCTCTTGCGGCAGGGGACAGCGCGCGACTATCTCAATGGCATTCTCGACTATGCCGAGCATCTGGTTCGTGAAGAAATCACTCGATTGCCTTGCGGTGTCTATGAAGGCGAGGATGAGAGCGACAACGACTGCTTTGGGCCTGCCGATATCCGGGTTCGCGTTCGTGTTACGGTCTCTGATAAAGATCTGCACCTCGATTTCACGGGCAGTTCGCCGCAGATCTCAGGCTTCAAGAACTCTTCGATCGCCAATACCTACTCCAGCGTCTATCTTGCGATCATTGCGTTTCTTGGTCCGCAACTGCCTAAGAACCAGGGCGCTTTCCGCGCAGTCACAGTGCACGCTCCAGAAGGGACCGTCGTGAATGCCCGGTCGCCGGCGCCGATGACGATGAACACTATATTTCCTGCAACCAACATCGTTCATGCTTGCTGGAAGGCATTGGCTTCATGCGATCCAAAGCGGGCGTGCGCCGGCTGGGGAAAATTGCTGCATTGCGTGACGTCTGGCCGCCGCTTAAGTGGAGAAACCTTCGTCCTGTACCACGGGCATGGGCTGCCATCAGCAGGTGCCGTTCGCGGTCGAGATGGCTTTCCTGGAATGGGATTGGTACCAACATTATGCGGATCACGATTGGCGAATGTGGAGACCCAGGAGCAGTTCTATCCTATCACCATCCACAAACATGAAATGCGGTGCGACGGCGAAGGTGCCGGTGAATTTCGTGGCGGTCCTGGCATGAACTATGTCGCGGACGTAGAAGTGGCCGCCGAATATTCGTTTCGGGGCGAAGGGGGGTATGGACTGACCGCCTTCGGAGTTAATGGCGGCTCCGCAGGTCAGTCCGGCTCAATGACACTTGCCGCCGCGAATGGCGAGCCGTTCGACATTCCCCAATATGGCGTACGCAACCTGCCGCCGCTCCGGATTAACATTACCTCACCCGGAGGCGGAGGATATGGCGATCCGAGGCGACGTAACCCTGATGCCGTGCTTTGCGATGTTCAAGGCGGAATCGTGAGTCCTAGAAGGGCGCGAGATGTATACGGCGTGGTCCTCACTACGGATCGGCGTAGTGTTGATGCTGACGCCACTGCCCTGCTGCGCTCAAGACGACAGACGGCATCCGAAGCTTTGAGAGCTTGA
- a CDS encoding ABC transporter substrate-binding protein: MNRRDLLTGAAKLGTALSLSATPFISPRRAQAATTISFVSWGGSYGDFVKEFWIKRFTAETGISVEYINGPDLAKVKAQVESNNVLWDVFDTPGTQAYAAAKQGLWEAIDTKIVDSERFVHKPPPFAIPTAIYTGGIAYDPARTKHAANDFSQLWDVKSFPGRRALHGANGTAETLTVALLADGVAPNELYPLDVDRAFKALERIKPYVKKWFGETAQGVSLIQTNEVDYTITYANRVRSAREAGISIDFSFGQNINVVQYYTVLKGSPRKEASMRFLDFISRPAQQALIGNQLGVVPVTKGAEQSIDERARRWLPNLSNPKNVFLSNEYWADNFVDLDKRFKEWILT; this comes from the coding sequence ATGAACCGTCGAGATCTCTTAACGGGCGCAGCGAAGCTCGGCACTGCACTATCGCTGAGCGCGACTCCATTTATTTCGCCCCGCCGTGCGCAAGCTGCCACGACAATTTCCTTCGTGAGCTGGGGCGGGAGCTACGGTGATTTCGTGAAAGAATTCTGGATCAAGCGGTTCACGGCTGAAACGGGAATCTCAGTAGAATATATCAATGGTCCAGACTTAGCGAAGGTGAAGGCTCAGGTCGAAAGCAATAACGTTCTGTGGGATGTATTCGATACGCCTGGGACTCAGGCTTATGCGGCCGCCAAACAAGGTCTTTGGGAGGCAATCGATACCAAAATAGTCGATTCCGAGCGTTTTGTTCACAAACCGCCTCCTTTTGCCATCCCTACAGCCATCTACACGGGAGGCATAGCGTACGATCCAGCCCGAACGAAGCATGCAGCGAATGATTTTTCGCAACTTTGGGACGTTAAGAGTTTTCCTGGGCGCCGCGCACTTCATGGCGCAAACGGAACCGCTGAGACATTGACCGTTGCTTTGCTTGCGGATGGTGTTGCCCCTAACGAGCTGTACCCACTTGATGTAGACCGCGCTTTCAAAGCGTTAGAGCGGATCAAACCATACGTTAAGAAGTGGTTCGGTGAAACGGCTCAAGGGGTGAGCCTCATTCAAACGAATGAAGTTGACTATACCATCACATATGCGAACCGTGTCAGGTCTGCGAGGGAAGCGGGTATTTCGATCGATTTCTCTTTCGGTCAAAATATCAACGTGGTGCAATATTACACTGTACTCAAGGGGAGCCCGCGGAAGGAGGCTTCGATGCGCTTCCTTGATTTTATCAGTAGGCCGGCGCAGCAGGCCTTAATAGGCAACCAACTTGGTGTTGTCCCGGTAACAAAAGGCGCCGAGCAAAGCATAGATGAGCGGGCGCGGCGCTGGCTCCCCAATCTCAGCAATCCTAAAAACGTGTTCCTCAGCAATGAATACTGGGCCGATAACTTCGTCGACCTCGATAAACGTTTCAAGGAGTGGATCCTAACCTAA